In Gammaproteobacteria bacterium, one DNA window encodes the following:
- the gmk gene encoding guanylate kinase, producing MTIGTLYIISAPSGAGKTSLVKALTESTDSISVSISHTTRSPRPGEKDGVNYLFTSIEQFKAILEQDGFLEHAQVFDNYYGTSTKTVQEVLNKGEDLILEIDWQGAQQVRHTLPKSVSISILPPSKSILEQRLRGRGQDSEEIIAKRMSSAIDEMSHFCESDYVIINDDFSTALEDLKAIIRARRLRLEQQQNAQVNTITALLEK from the coding sequence ATGACTATTGGAACACTCTACATTATCTCTGCTCCATCAGGGGCAGGTAAAACGAGCTTAGTAAAAGCGCTCACTGAGTCAACGGACTCAATATCTGTTTCCATATCACACACCACACGGAGCCCACGTCCAGGCGAAAAAGATGGCGTTAACTATTTGTTTACTTCTATTGAGCAATTTAAAGCCATACTCGAACAAGATGGTTTTTTAGAACACGCCCAAGTATTTGATAATTATTATGGTACTTCGACTAAAACTGTCCAGGAAGTACTTAATAAAGGTGAAGATTTGATTCTTGAAATTGATTGGCAAGGTGCGCAGCAAGTGCGTCACACTCTTCCAAAAAGTGTCAGCATCTCAATTCTCCCACCCTCTAAATCTATTTTAGAACAACGCCTACGAGGGCGTGGCCAGGATAGTGAAGAGATCATAGCCAAGCGCATGTCTTCTGCCATTGATGAGATGTCACACTTTTGTGAGTCTGACTACGTTATTATTAATGACGATTTTTCAACCGCTTTAGAAGACCTTAAAGCAATTATTAGAGCCAGGCGACTCAGATTAGAACAACAGCAAAATGCTCAAGTGAACACTATTACTGCTTTATTAGAAAAATGA
- a CDS encoding glycoside hydrolase family 2 protein, which translates to MIQLVDDWFLTQSEPDMCLVPSDLINQKLNWLTACVPGTVAQSLAGACQWSLDDRVDFDDYDFWYRKKFDIAGLSEQLPVYLNFSGLATICEVWLNGQRILESNNMFLSYQVDIAKYIQPKNELYICFRSLNKALSQRRPRPRWKTKLVERQQLRWFRTTLLGRIPGWTPPIAPVGPWQTISLSEHLEPINIEVTPSIEGRAGVVKFSCDIYHDSEGKVDAVLSVGGINVQLTIEKKSGGSRLYGTLEIDDVTLWWPHTHGKPSLYPALLRIKVAEKERSHALSSIGFKEVRIDRSENEFCLTVNNTDIFCRGACWTVNDIISLTGDLGALEHTLTLMRDAGANMIRVGGTMVYEQDAFYQLCDRLGIMVWQDFMFANMDYPVDDDNFRESIQTEAHQLLARLRQYVCLAVYCGNSEIEQQAAMLGMHSDAWSNDFFLKQLPELCSTHHPGIPYVTSTPSGGALPFHTDTGVTHYYGVGAYLCSVSEVRQHNVKFTSECLGFSNMPVAKTRNSVLAGQIPVTHHPRWKERVPRDSGTGWDFEDVRDHYLKELFSVDPVQLRSFDNDKYLALSEIVSGEMMSQVFAEWRSDHSDCSGGLVWFLKDLLPGAGWGIIDSNGLPKACYYYLKRCWQPISICMTNESLNGLHLHVINDTAQNFTGELEVTLLNESSVTIVNVKTEVVVDARSTRLIGLDQLLNTFYDTTYSYHFGPSKHNVVSVRLSNKEGSELNSAYYFPNAEVPRLEENSGIIAELVESGKERYQLNLSCEKFLYTVNVDIPGFIPDDNYFHLMPGIKKSVEVIRVGDGQKPAKGYVSALNISEDVRVKVIFP; encoded by the coding sequence ATGATTCAACTTGTCGATGACTGGTTTCTCACTCAATCTGAACCCGACATGTGTTTGGTACCTTCTGATCTAATAAACCAAAAACTCAATTGGCTGACGGCTTGTGTGCCTGGAACCGTTGCGCAGTCCTTGGCTGGAGCATGTCAATGGTCACTTGATGATCGGGTTGATTTTGATGATTACGATTTTTGGTATAGGAAAAAATTTGATATAGCAGGTTTATCAGAACAGTTGCCTGTTTATTTAAACTTTTCTGGATTGGCAACGATTTGTGAAGTTTGGCTCAATGGGCAACGGATTTTAGAATCCAATAATATGTTTCTAAGTTATCAAGTTGATATTGCAAAATATATTCAGCCCAAGAACGAACTGTACATATGTTTTCGCTCATTAAATAAGGCTCTGTCTCAGCGCCGCCCTCGTCCGCGTTGGAAGACAAAGCTGGTCGAGCGGCAACAGTTGCGTTGGTTTCGTACCACTTTGCTTGGCAGAATTCCTGGTTGGACACCGCCAATTGCTCCTGTAGGGCCGTGGCAGACAATATCTTTAAGCGAACACCTGGAGCCAATCAATATAGAGGTCACTCCATCAATTGAAGGGCGTGCGGGAGTTGTCAAATTCTCTTGTGATATTTATCATGACAGTGAAGGAAAAGTGGACGCTGTGCTCTCAGTCGGAGGTATTAATGTTCAGCTAACCATTGAGAAAAAAAGTGGTGGGAGTCGTCTATACGGAACACTTGAAATTGATGATGTTACGCTATGGTGGCCTCATACACATGGCAAACCTTCACTGTATCCGGCGCTACTGCGCATCAAAGTCGCAGAAAAAGAGAGATCACACGCACTCTCCTCTATCGGTTTTAAAGAGGTGCGCATTGATCGCTCCGAAAACGAGTTTTGTCTCACGGTAAACAATACAGACATCTTTTGCAGAGGGGCATGCTGGACTGTTAATGATATTATCTCCTTAACAGGTGATTTGGGCGCACTTGAGCATACGCTAACTCTAATGCGAGATGCAGGTGCAAACATGATTCGTGTGGGCGGTACGATGGTTTATGAGCAAGATGCTTTTTATCAATTGTGTGACCGGCTCGGAATCATGGTTTGGCAGGATTTTATGTTTGCAAATATGGATTATCCTGTGGACGACGACAACTTCAGGGAATCTATTCAAACTGAAGCGCATCAGCTTCTCGCACGTCTGCGTCAATATGTTTGCCTGGCAGTCTATTGTGGTAATAGTGAAATAGAGCAACAGGCCGCCATGCTGGGAATGCATTCTGACGCTTGGTCAAATGATTTCTTCTTGAAACAGTTGCCGGAACTTTGTAGTACACACCACCCTGGTATTCCTTATGTTACTTCCACACCTTCAGGAGGGGCTTTGCCCTTTCATACTGACACAGGAGTGACTCACTATTATGGAGTAGGGGCATACCTGTGCTCAGTATCTGAGGTGAGACAGCATAATGTAAAATTTACTTCGGAGTGTCTTGGATTTTCCAATATGCCTGTTGCCAAAACACGAAACTCAGTGTTGGCGGGGCAAATTCCTGTGACCCATCATCCACGATGGAAGGAGAGGGTTCCCCGTGATTCAGGGACGGGATGGGATTTTGAAGATGTACGCGACCATTATTTGAAAGAGCTGTTTTCTGTTGATCCTGTGCAATTACGCAGTTTTGACAATGATAAGTACCTGGCATTGAGCGAAATAGTTTCTGGAGAAATGATGTCACAGGTGTTTGCCGAGTGGCGCAGTGATCATAGTGACTGCTCTGGAGGGTTGGTCTGGTTTCTAAAAGATCTTTTACCTGGTGCCGGATGGGGAATCATTGATAGCAATGGTTTACCTAAAGCTTGTTATTATTACTTGAAACGCTGCTGGCAGCCGATCTCTATATGTATGACCAATGAATCACTCAATGGCTTGCACCTGCATGTGATCAATGACACGGCTCAAAATTTTACAGGTGAATTGGAGGTGACATTACTGAATGAGTCGAGTGTCACTATTGTTAATGTGAAGACGGAAGTGGTTGTAGATGCAAGATCAACGCGACTTATAGGGTTAGATCAGCTGCTTAATACATTTTACGATACAACATATTCTTATCATTTCGGTCCATCAAAACATAACGTTGTTTCAGTTCGCTTATCAAATAAAGAAGGGAGCGAACTGAATAGTGCATATTATTTTCCGAATGCAGAAGTTCCTCGTTTAGAGGAAAACTCTGGAATTATTGCTGAGTTGGTTGAGTCTGGTAAAGAGAGGTATCAGCTGAATTTGTCATGTGAAAAATTTCTTTATACGGTGAATGTTGATATACCCGGTTTTATTCCAGATGATAACTATTTTCATTTGATGCCTGGCATTAAAAAGAGTGTCGAGGTCATTCGAGTGGGTGATGGTCAAAAACCTGCAAAAGGTTATGTGAGTGCTTTAAACATAAGTGAAGATGTTAGAGTTAAAGTTATTTTTCCCTGA
- a CDS encoding amino acid--[acyl-carrier-protein] ligase — protein MCLSHDSLDEAYNFYRQQLLEAGLLLSSGVPGVYGLSGDFEAVVEAFEGYVTRMGHHLEPEVVRFPPIISRNTYLSTDHIKTFPDLMGSVHSFKGTEKDHLRLVQKQEDAENWAEELDPTEVMMVPAACYPLYPTAANTILPEEGRLVDLRAFVFRHEPSPDPARMQIFRQREYVRLGTPEQAHAHRDYWLKRGEEMLCALGLDVKPVVANDPFFGRGGRVMAATQKEQELKYELVAPIASTEKLTAIASCNYHLDHFGQEFSIKTPDGAFAHTACVGFGLERITLAMFKKHGFDAEKWPLEVRGLLEM, from the coding sequence GTGTGTTTGTCTCATGATTCTCTGGATGAAGCTTATAATTTTTATCGGCAACAATTATTAGAGGCTGGGTTATTACTTTCGTCGGGTGTGCCTGGTGTGTACGGCCTGAGTGGCGATTTTGAGGCTGTTGTTGAAGCTTTTGAAGGTTATGTTACCCGCATGGGTCACCATTTGGAGCCGGAGGTCGTACGCTTCCCTCCAATAATCAGTAGAAATACCTATCTATCTACTGATCATATTAAAACATTCCCTGACTTGATGGGGTCGGTTCACTCTTTCAAGGGAACCGAAAAGGATCATCTCAGGTTGGTACAAAAGCAGGAAGATGCAGAGAACTGGGCAGAAGAGTTAGACCCCACAGAGGTGATGATGGTGCCCGCTGCGTGTTACCCATTGTACCCAACCGCTGCAAATACTATATTGCCTGAAGAGGGTCGACTGGTTGACCTTAGAGCTTTTGTTTTTCGGCATGAGCCGTCACCAGACCCTGCTCGTATGCAAATTTTTCGACAGAGAGAGTATGTTCGTCTTGGCACGCCTGAGCAGGCACATGCTCATCGGGATTATTGGTTGAAACGTGGAGAAGAGATGTTATGTGCACTCGGGTTGGATGTGAAGCCTGTTGTTGCAAATGACCCATTCTTTGGTCGAGGAGGACGAGTGATGGCTGCAACGCAAAAAGAGCAAGAGCTTAAGTATGAGCTTGTAGCGCCCATCGCATCGACAGAAAAATTAACCGCTATTGCATCCTGTAATTACCACCTTGATCATTTTGGTCAAGAGTTTAGTATTAAAACACCTGATGGAGCGTTTGCTCATACTGCATGTGTTGGCTTTGGCCTGGAGCGTATTACGCTTGCAATGTTCAAAAAACACGGTTTTGATGCTGAAAAATGGCCCCTTGAGGTTCGGGGGCTATTGGAAATGTAA
- a CDS encoding acyl-CoA/acyl-ACP dehydrogenase → MFNHESLNSMKFKKLVLEVKRIGKDVIAPNAHDVDEKARFPKESFDALKDLRLLSAYLPESMGGMGLDIVQITKICEVLGHYCGSTAMIYAMHKIQVACILHNSGGSDYFKSYLKKLSSEQRLIASATTETGVGGDLRSSICAVESSGSSFKLVKKAPVISYGIDADDLIITARRNPQAAKSDQVHVLLNKGQYELEQISGWDTLGFRGTCSSGFTVTAKGENEQILPTPFADILSQTMHPFAHITWSALWVGIAGDAVNLAQQFVKREAKRNLDMPPISAIRLGEVECVLQTMRNNVDVAATNYLKMLNEGDAEAFTNFGFGIRTNNLKVASSQLVVDIVGKAMFICGISSYRNDSKTSLCRQLRDAYGAALMVNNDRILLHNSTLLLMHKGDE, encoded by the coding sequence ATGTTCAATCATGAATCACTGAACTCTATGAAATTTAAGAAGTTAGTTTTAGAGGTTAAGCGAATTGGTAAAGATGTTATTGCGCCAAATGCTCATGATGTCGATGAAAAGGCTCGATTTCCTAAAGAAAGCTTTGATGCGCTGAAAGATTTAAGACTGCTGAGTGCTTATCTACCTGAAAGTATGGGTGGAATGGGGCTCGACATTGTACAAATTACTAAAATTTGTGAAGTATTGGGTCATTATTGTGGTTCGACCGCAATGATTTACGCAATGCATAAAATCCAGGTCGCTTGTATTCTTCATAATTCGGGTGGGTCAGATTACTTCAAATCCTACTTAAAAAAATTATCAAGTGAACAAAGGCTTATTGCCTCAGCCACCACTGAAACAGGAGTGGGTGGGGATTTACGTTCGAGTATTTGTGCAGTTGAAAGCAGCGGGTCATCTTTCAAGTTAGTTAAAAAAGCCCCAGTAATATCGTACGGAATTGATGCCGATGACTTGATTATTACGGCACGTCGTAATCCTCAAGCGGCAAAAAGTGATCAAGTTCATGTTTTATTGAATAAAGGGCAATATGAGCTGGAACAAATTTCAGGTTGGGATACTTTAGGGTTTCGTGGCACTTGCAGTTCTGGTTTTACTGTGACGGCAAAAGGTGAAAATGAACAAATTTTACCGACCCCATTTGCGGATATTCTGAGCCAGACGATGCACCCTTTTGCACACATTACGTGGAGTGCATTATGGGTGGGAATTGCAGGCGATGCTGTTAATCTGGCACAGCAGTTTGTTAAACGTGAGGCTAAGCGAAATTTGGATATGCCACCTATATCAGCCATTCGACTGGGGGAGGTTGAGTGTGTATTGCAGACAATGCGAAATAATGTCGATGTGGCGGCAACTAACTACCTTAAAATGTTAAATGAGGGGGATGCCGAAGCCTTTACTAATTTTGGGTTTGGAATTCGTACAAATAATCTAAAAGTGGCGAGCTCTCAGTTAGTTGTTGATATTGTTGGCAAGGCTATGTTTATTTGCGGAATTTCAAGTTATCGCAATGATTCAAAAACCAGTTTATGTCGTCAGTTGCGTGATGCTTATGGGGCTGCGCTGATGGTGAATAATGATCGTATTTTACTGCATAACTCGACGTTGCTTCTGATGCATAAAGGAGATGAATAA
- a CDS encoding DUF1839 family protein yields MHQIISLTPETYCRHRIHVQERDWAETNCYVDIWIELLHALEYEPIAAMPYTLAIDFEGDQWTFFKFPLADLYDLYGIDVQELAIWQPLVQHIEQQVALGKPVLVELDSYYLPDTAGTAYKIAHVKSTVAIIKIDVEKQHIGYFHGQGYYYLSGDDFIDVFRLRGEQDPAVLSPYVEIAKQRRVNKLDASQTLDVSLKLLKKQLRLLPESNPFFSFKKRFEEDLKWLMHENIDTFHQYSFTTFRQFGACYELAATYLEWLSQQGVTGLVEARENIKSISETSKFYQFQLARAMSRKKPLNLAPVDAMAEHWDLAMDQLTTKFL; encoded by the coding sequence ATGCATCAGATAATTTCTCTAACCCCAGAAACTTACTGTCGTCATCGTATTCATGTTCAGGAAAGAGACTGGGCTGAAACCAACTGTTATGTTGATATCTGGATTGAATTATTGCATGCATTAGAATATGAACCGATTGCTGCGATGCCTTATACCCTGGCGATTGATTTTGAAGGCGATCAATGGACTTTCTTTAAGTTTCCTTTGGCTGATTTATATGATCTCTATGGAATAGATGTTCAGGAGCTTGCGATCTGGCAGCCTCTGGTTCAACATATTGAACAACAAGTGGCTCTAGGAAAACCCGTATTGGTTGAGCTGGACTCTTATTATTTGCCCGATACAGCCGGAACGGCTTATAAGATAGCGCATGTTAAATCGACAGTCGCCATTATTAAAATTGATGTGGAAAAACAACATATTGGTTATTTTCATGGCCAAGGATACTACTATTTGTCGGGCGATGATTTTATTGATGTATTTCGCTTGCGTGGTGAGCAGGATCCCGCCGTGTTATCGCCTTACGTAGAAATTGCAAAGCAGCGGCGCGTCAATAAACTGGATGCTTCCCAGACGCTTGATGTTTCTCTGAAACTATTAAAAAAACAGTTAAGACTATTACCAGAGAGCAATCCTTTTTTTAGTTTCAAGAAAAGGTTTGAAGAAGATTTGAAATGGTTGATGCATGAAAATATTGATACATTCCATCAATATTCATTTACGACATTCAGGCAGTTTGGTGCTTGTTATGAATTAGCGGCTACTTATTTGGAGTGGCTATCCCAGCAAGGTGTCACTGGCTTGGTGGAGGCTAGGGAAAATATTAAGTCTATCTCTGAAACATCCAAGTTTTATCAATTTCAGTTGGCACGTGCAATGAGCCGTAAGAAACCGCTTAATCTTGCTCCAGTTGATGCGATGGCTGAACACTGGGACTTAGCAATGGATCAGCTAACCACTAAATTTTTATAG
- a CDS encoding protein phosphatase 2C domain-containing protein — MNPSPTLHWSSAALTHIGNVRKINEDACLNRPDMGIWVVADGMGGHNAGDFASYTIVKNMGVLNKSSSLEEFMNHADSRLQLVNSYLIQESAKQGNDNVIGSTIVALLAHGKQAGCLWAGDSRAYLCRNGEIQQLTKDHSLVEQQIEQGILRREDAEKSPVTNVITRAVGAETPLKLDSITFNLTLGDAILLCSDGLYRDISNSEFHAILTEKNCEDAAQALIDLALKRGAKDNITAITIKIQE; from the coding sequence ATGAATCCTTCACCCACTTTACATTGGTCTTCAGCCGCACTGACCCATATTGGCAATGTTCGAAAAATTAATGAAGATGCCTGTTTGAACAGGCCTGACATGGGTATTTGGGTGGTCGCTGATGGAATGGGTGGGCATAATGCAGGGGATTTTGCCAGTTACACCATTGTAAAAAACATGGGCGTACTCAACAAATCAAGCAGCCTGGAAGAGTTCATGAACCACGCTGATAGCCGCCTTCAGCTAGTCAATAGTTACCTCATTCAAGAGTCAGCAAAACAAGGCAACGACAACGTTATTGGCAGCACTATTGTTGCGCTGCTTGCTCATGGCAAGCAAGCTGGCTGCTTATGGGCGGGCGATAGCAGAGCTTACTTATGTCGAAATGGAGAGATTCAGCAGCTCACCAAAGATCATAGCCTGGTTGAGCAACAAATTGAGCAAGGGATATTGCGCCGTGAAGATGCTGAAAAAAGCCCTGTAACAAATGTAATTACACGTGCCGTTGGTGCAGAAACACCACTAAAGCTTGACTCCATCACATTCAACCTTACTCTCGGAGATGCAATTTTATTGTGTAGTGATGGGCTTTATAGGGATATTAGCAACAGCGAATTCCACGCAATTTTAACTGAAAAAAATTGCGAAGATGCCGCTCAAGCACTTATTGATTTAGCGCTTAAGCGAGGAGCAAAGGATAACATCACAGCGATAACCATAAAGATTCAAGAGTAA
- a CDS encoding acyl carrier protein, with amino-acid sequence MTSSTIRKILDTHGRLTKPADELQDHSDLYHAGLTSLATVSLMLAIEEEFDIEFPDSMLGRKTFGSIEAIVDAVDELQE; translated from the coding sequence ATGACTTCTTCGACGATAAGAAAAATACTGGATACACATGGCAGGCTCACTAAGCCTGCAGATGAATTGCAAGACCATAGTGATTTATATCATGCAGGTTTAACCTCATTAGCTACGGTGAGTTTGATGTTAGCTATAGAAGAGGAGTTTGATATAGAATTTCCAGACTCAATGCTGGGTCGAAAAACCTTTGGTAGTATTGAAGCGATTGTTGATGCTGTCGATGAACTACAGGAATAA
- a CDS encoding FAD:protein FMN transferase, with protein MLKRQKFIFLTLILAWPQLTSAEWLSREESIMGTVVQVELWHDQKEQAHQAIQAVIDEMHRIDRLMSPYKPDSELSKINNLAGRQTVVISDEMMNLIQRSLQFSERTQGAFDITFASVGNLYDYRNKIKPEPSRLSNKLPAINYRHIKIDPAKKTIYFNQKYVQIDLGGIAKGYAVDRAITLLSDRGITSAIVTAGGDSRILGDKRGRPWMVGIRDPRNKQELVAALPMTDAAISTSGDYERYFESDGIRYHHIISPKTGESIRSTRSVTVIGTNTTTTDALSTSIFVLGQIKGMKLIESTPEVEAIIIDKAGIMYYSKGLQKNSH; from the coding sequence ATGCTGAAACGACAAAAATTCATTTTTCTCACTTTGATATTGGCATGGCCACAGCTAACAAGTGCCGAGTGGCTCAGCCGAGAAGAGTCCATTATGGGCACAGTGGTTCAAGTAGAATTGTGGCATGACCAAAAAGAGCAAGCTCACCAAGCTATTCAGGCGGTGATTGATGAGATGCATCGCATCGACCGCTTAATGAGTCCTTATAAACCTGATAGTGAACTGTCAAAGATTAACAACCTGGCGGGCAGGCAAACCGTTGTCATCAGCGACGAAATGATGAACCTTATACAACGTTCGCTACAGTTCTCTGAACGTACACAAGGTGCATTTGATATCACATTTGCCAGTGTCGGTAACTTATATGACTACCGCAACAAAATTAAACCTGAACCATCCAGACTATCTAACAAACTACCTGCAATTAATTATCGTCACATTAAAATCGACCCAGCAAAAAAAACAATTTACTTCAACCAAAAATATGTACAAATTGATTTGGGCGGCATAGCCAAAGGTTATGCTGTGGATCGTGCCATTACACTGCTATCAGATAGAGGTATTACTTCAGCTATAGTCACGGCTGGCGGTGATAGCCGTATACTCGGTGATAAGCGAGGGCGACCCTGGATGGTCGGTATCCGTGACCCTCGCAACAAACAAGAGCTTGTCGCAGCTCTGCCTATGACAGATGCTGCAATTTCGACTTCTGGAGATTATGAGCGATATTTTGAAAGTGACGGTATCCGCTACCATCACATTATCAGCCCTAAGACAGGAGAATCCATCCGCTCAACCCGTAGCGTTACAGTTATCGGCACAAACACCACTACGACCGACGCACTATCGACAAGCATATTTGTTTTGGGACAAATAAAAGGCATGAAACTTATCGAATCAACTCCTGAAGTTGAAGCGATTATTATTGATAAGGCGGGAATCATGTATTATTCGAAAGGGCTACAGAAAAATTCACACTGA
- a CDS encoding serine/threonine protein kinase, with protein MIHNSPPNSKNLEKKIGVGTTLQNRFVLEQTIASGGMGVVYKARDLRKEEAQDREPYVAIKVLTENFKQHPDALISLQRESKKAQKLAHPNIVTVYDFDRDGDTVFMTMEYLEGQSLAKFNKTITPKGLPVEKVLSIINGIGEGLTYAHKQHIVHSDIKPGNIFITHDGIIKLLDFGIARAFKQAGSTSQDKTLFNFSENSGVITKSNDTTIFDPSSLGALTPAYASCEMLEGLDPDPRDDIYAVACITYELLTGRHPFNKLSSTQARDQKFKPIQPANFTREQWKGLLHGLAFNRNSRTPSVMQFIESIAPHSYRPQIIRGIIASAGLALLAITSFSYFNDPSLESTEAISIKKEIRPAILTPKEQERINTLIENAEVNLLVGRLIEPPESNASDSYKNILKLQPGNKEAQKGLEKISGQYLKQALYFFNNGDITQANIHLQTGLHVSPNNQGLLALKKKLSGAQPLEKKETKNE; from the coding sequence ATGATTCATAATTCGCCACCAAACTCTAAAAACTTGGAAAAAAAGATTGGAGTAGGCACAACACTTCAGAATCGCTTTGTTCTAGAACAAACAATTGCCAGCGGTGGCATGGGTGTTGTTTACAAAGCACGGGATTTACGTAAAGAAGAAGCACAGGATAGAGAGCCTTATGTTGCAATTAAAGTGCTCACGGAAAATTTCAAGCAACATCCTGATGCTCTGATTTCACTGCAAAGAGAGTCCAAAAAAGCGCAAAAACTAGCACACCCCAACATTGTAACTGTTTACGACTTTGATCGGGATGGTGACACTGTATTTATGACTATGGAGTATCTGGAAGGCCAATCTCTTGCAAAGTTCAACAAAACCATCACACCTAAAGGACTTCCTGTAGAAAAGGTACTCTCCATTATTAATGGCATAGGAGAAGGACTAACCTATGCACATAAACAACACATTGTGCACTCAGACATAAAACCTGGCAATATTTTTATCACGCACGACGGCATAATCAAACTGCTCGACTTCGGTATCGCACGAGCCTTCAAACAAGCAGGCTCAACATCACAAGACAAAACCCTTTTTAACTTTAGTGAAAATTCAGGGGTAATCACAAAGTCTAATGACACCACAATATTCGATCCCAGCAGCCTTGGCGCTCTTACACCCGCTTATGCGAGTTGTGAAATGCTAGAAGGGTTAGATCCAGATCCACGTGATGATATTTATGCTGTTGCCTGCATCACTTATGAACTGTTAACAGGACGACACCCATTTAACAAGCTATCATCTACTCAAGCACGCGATCAAAAATTCAAACCCATACAGCCCGCTAATTTCACCAGAGAACAATGGAAAGGGCTTTTACATGGGTTAGCATTCAACCGAAACAGCCGCACACCCAGCGTCATGCAATTTATCGAAAGTATCGCACCCCACTCTTACAGGCCGCAAATAATCCGTGGAATTATTGCAAGCGCTGGGCTCGCACTATTAGCCATTACAAGCTTCAGTTATTTCAACGACCCCTCACTAGAGAGCACCGAGGCTATTTCAATAAAAAAAGAGATAAGACCAGCAATACTGACACCAAAAGAACAAGAAAGAATCAACACACTCATCGAAAATGCAGAGGTTAATTTACTTGTTGGACGACTCATTGAGCCACCTGAAAGCAATGCTTCAGATTCCTATAAAAATATATTAAAGCTCCAACCCGGAAATAAAGAGGCACAGAAAGGTCTGGAAAAAATTTCTGGGCAATACCTTAAACAAGCCCTATATTTTTTTAATAATGGTGATATAACACAAGCAAATATACACTTACAAACTGGCTTGCACGTCTCACCTAATAATCAAGGGTTATTAGCGCTTAAAAAAAAATTATCTGGCGCACAACCATTGGAAAAGAAAGAAACGAAGAATGAATAA